A genomic stretch from Maniola hyperantus chromosome 22, iAphHyp1.2, whole genome shotgun sequence includes:
- the LOC138403910 gene encoding uncharacterized protein produces MGTIQPKKVPKRKISSNITDSGLKSRKDHDDYISSMISHSKMLKDEEHRRRMEMAEKEHAITMAIQEEKLKCAILEREILEIRKKREEKN; encoded by the exons atgggcACAATTCAACCAAAGAAG GTGCCCAAACGAAAAATATCAAGTAATATCACAGATAGTGGTTTGAAGTCCAGAAAG gACCATGATGACTACATAAGCAGCATGATAAGCCATAGCAAAATGTTAAAAGACGAGGAACACCGGAGACGTATGGAAATGGCTGAAAAAGAACATGCAATAACAATGGCAATACAGGAAGAGAAATTAAAATGTGCCATACTAGAAAGAGAAATTTTAGAAATAAGAAAAAAGCGTGaagagaaaaattaa